TAATCTTAGGATGCCCTAAAATCATAATATCAGGTATTAGCATTCGTTTCCAAATGTTGTCCCTAACTGTGAGGCAAGTTCTTTACGCGTTACTCACCCGTCCGCCACCCAAACCGAAGTTCAAGTAGACTTGCATGTGTTAAGCATTCTGTCAGCGTTCATCCTGAGCCAGGATCAAACTCTTCGTTCAATCTTTTTAATAGCTCAATTTTGCTATTTTAATTTAACACCAAATTTATGGTTGCTTTTTGTCTTTTCTCTATTCTGTTGCTAATGTCCTTGTCTCGTTGACATCGTCTATAATAACATTTTTCATAAACTTTGTCAACATAATTTTTTTAATTTTTTTAAAATTTATTTTTTTATAATTTTATCTTATATTTCAATAAAAAATAAATTCTTTTTTTATAAAAATTTCTTGGAAAATTCTATAAATAAAGAAAAAACTCCTAAATTTTTTTAAGAACTTAGGAGTCTTTTGTTAAAATTAATTAATTTTTAAAGCATACAAAAAACAAGCTACCCCATATGACAACATAGGAATTATACATTGTGAAACAAAGATATACTTATATGTATCTTTTAATTTAGTTTTTGCTATTGTATTTACTACTATTATTCCTGATGCAAAAGGCATAGCATCTAAACCTGAAGATGCTATAGCAGCCATTCTATGTAAAACTTCTACTGGTATTTCTGTTTTAAGCAATTCTAAACTAAAGTTTTCTAAATAAATTGTAAGTCCTCCCACTGATGAAGCTGTTATCATACAAATTATATTAATAACTATAAACATTGATGTAAGAGGACTTGCTTTTATTTTAATTGTCCAGTCAACTATACTTTTGAAAGCTGTTGTTTTTGATACTACTCCTCCAAATGAAATTATAGATGCTGTCATAAAAAGAACTTCTACTCCATTTTTTATTCCTATTTCCAAATCTTTCTTTATATTAAGATTTTTTCTAAAAATAACTATACTTAAAATAATTGAAATACTTATTCCTATACATAGAGCAAAATTTGATGATTTCATAGCAAATATGTTAATTAAACAATAGTTGATTACTAATAATGTCAATAGAGGTGTATAGGCCAAAATTATTTCTAATTTTGTATTTTTTTTCTCTATGTTCTCTAATTTTTCACCTTCATCTAAAATAAATTTTTTATCTGTTTTCTTTAATTTTTTTATAACATAACTATAAAAATAATAGTCACATAAAAAAATAAAAATAGATGTTAGTATTCCTATAAGTGGCGCCGAATAAATAGTTGTTCCAAAATATTTAGTTGGAATTGTATTTTGAATTGAAGGTGTTCCAGGAAAAACTACCATAGTTATTGAGGCTGGAATTGCTAATATCAATCCTGGACAAACTTCTTTTGGTATATTTAATTTTGAAAATAAAAAAAGACATATGGGATATACAGAAAAGACTATTACAAAAATATTTATTCCACCATAAGATAAAATAAAAGTAATAATAAGTATAATCAATATAGCTCTTTTTTCTTCTATTTTACTTGCTAAAGATTTAGCTATAATTACTGATGCTCCACTCTTTTCCATAATCTTTCCAAAAATAGATGAAAGTATAAAAAGCAGAAACCAGTTTCCCACAAAATTCTTAAAAAAGGATGAGTATGTTTCAAAAATTACTTCTTCAATATTTAAACTATTAGTCAAAGCAAGGAATAGAGTTGATATTATAGATATTATCCATATATTCCAACCCTTAAAGATTAAGAATATTAATAGTATAAAAGTTAATAAAAGTCCTATTGTATTAATTTCCATATGTCACACCTCTTATTGTCCTCAAAGTGATTTCCATTTATCTTTATAATTTTTTCAGCATTTTTTAGAAAATTTAAATATCTTTTTCTATAATTTTCTATGATTTCACTATCTATTTTTATATCTTGACTCTCAGTTTCTATACCACAATATAGGTACTTTAATACAGGTTTAAAATCTAATATTTTTACATAATTCTCAAAGCTTATTTCTGAGATTTCTTTTTTACCACTAATATTGATATCAAATACAAGATAATTATTTAAATATTTAATGTTAGGAGAATTATCTTCATAATGCTCTCCATCATTATCTCTTACTCTACTTTTTGAATTCCCCATTATGTAATTATTTAAAACAATTGTATGATCATCTCCTAAGACTTCTATATTATTTTCTTTTAATTTTTTTACATAAAAAGATTTCCCAGACTTTGTATCTCCTATTAAAAAGAAGGCTTTTCCTTTCCCATAAGCAAGTCCTGAATGTAATCCTATACCCTCATTGCAAACTATATACCTGTCAACTATCATTCTCAACATATAAAAAAGCCTACCTTCTGTTAAATTTTTATCACCTATATTAGCGATATTATTTTTTTCATCAATGAAAAATATATCTCCATTAAACGTGATTTTAAATTTTTCTTCTACAAGCTCATCTGTTATTCTATATGCTAGTTTACTTTGAAAATATTCACTATTTAGTATTTTTTCTTCAAATAAACTTTCTGGTTTAATTAATAATATATTATTTTTTACTTGAATTTCCATAAATTCTCCTAAAGTTTTTTTAACATTTCTTCTATATTGTCAAATATAAAACCTAATTTTTTTTGACTTTCTTCTACATTTAAAGAAACATCTTTTGGTCTTAAAGGATCATTTGAATCTTCTGGGGAAATATATTGACTATCCAAATTATAAAACTTAGCAATTTTTAAGCCAAACTCATATCTACTTATTCTTTCTCCACCACAACAATGTAAAATACCATTTATATTTTTATTAATAACTTCTTTTATTTGTCTATAAATTAATTCAACTGATGTTGGACTCATATATTCATTTTGAGGTAAAATTATCTTTTCCCTACTTTTAAGCTTATATATAATATGGTCTATAATAAATCCTTGAACTAGTAATTTATCATTTTTTTTGACACTATCAAAAATTTCTCTTTGATTTTCTGGAATTTTCCCGAAATCAAGAGCTGTTCTACAAATTGTTATATTTTTATCTTTTTCTTTCAATAAATCATTTTCCACTTTTAATTTTAATTCTCCATAATAATTTATAGGAGAGCATAAACTATCTTCTTTGTAATTTCCTAACTTTCCATCAAATACTTGATCACTTGAAATAAATAAAAATTTTGCTTGATGTTTTTTAGATAATCTATATAAATCCATTGTAGCTTGATAATTAATTTCATAACATTCTTTTTTATTATTCTCACATTTAATTAAAGCTTTTTCAGCTCCTAAATGAATAACTATATCTATCTTATTTTGTAAAAAAATTTCTTCTAATAAATTTCTATCTCTAATATCTCCTAAATAAAATTTATCCCATATTTTTTCTTTATTAATGACTACATCTAAGCCAATAATTTGAAAATCTTTCACTAATTCCTTTCCAATATACTGACCTATAAATCCATTAATTCCTGTTATTAAAATTCTTTTTTCTTTTGTTTCTACATCGAATATTTTATAGATAAACGCTCTACTTTCTTTAGAAAAACGCTCCCAATTTCTTATAGATTTTATAATATCTAAGTCTCCCTTTGTTTTTTGTTCTTCTCTATAAAATTCTTTATATTTTAATAATATTTCTTGATGTAAACTTAATATCTCTTTATTAAAAATAACTTTAAAATTTGGATTATGAATAAACTTATTATGGAGTACTCCAGAAAAAAAGTCTCCATTAATTTTTAGATATTTTGGTAGTATATAAATATTGTACTCATCTTTTTTTTCCTTTACTTTCTCATAAATATACTTTTCACCCTTGAAATTATAGTAATCATTAAAGGGGTATTCTTCAGCATCTGTTAATTTTCTTAATAATACCTCATTTTCTTTAAAGCCTGAATTTATCATATTTTTCAAATAATTTATATCAACAAAATCAAGAGAAACTTTTACATCATTTAACATCAATTTTGTTGCAAATAAGTCAATAGTTTTTGATGCTATACTTTCCTTTATAATCTCAAAAAAATTAGAATTTAAAAATGGACTTCCTTCTATTTTATTCAAATCATCATATATGATTATGCAATCTAAGTCTCCATATATTTCTCTTTCATTCAAACCTTTGTAGGCTACTGAACCAATAATTACTAAATTTAATAGTCTTTCCTTACAAAACTCTTCCATATAATTAATTGTTGAAACTAAATTTTGATACTTAGCTAATTCTTCCAATTGTAATGCTCCCCCCCTTATCAAAATTATTCTTAGTATTCCATAAATTTTACATGTTTAAATTTGCTAATTCTTATTTTTTCTCCATTTACTATTTTGTCTTCTCCATCTCTATAGGAAAATCCATATAAAGGAATAAATCCATTTTTTTTGGCTTCTGTAACTAAAGTATAAACATAACCCCAATTCCCTTGTGCTATAATGCAATCTTTTTCTTTTAAATTCTTATTCATAAAAATTTTTAATTTTTCTAAATCTTTCTCATAGTTCTCATCACAAAAAACATTTGACCATATTTTTTGTAAATCTTCTGGTAAAAAAATTATCTCTTCCACTCCATATTTTACTTTTAATTCATTTTTCTGTATATCATCTAAGTCATGTGATAAAAAAACTATTACTTTATGTTCTACCTTTTTCATTTCTTTTTTACATCCTTTTCATATTGTAAAAATGA
This portion of the Fusobacterium periodonticum 1_1_41FAA genome encodes:
- a CDS encoding GntP family permease → MEINTIGLLLTFILLIFLIFKGWNIWIISIISTLFLALTNSLNIEEVIFETYSSFFKNFVGNWFLLFILSSIFGKIMEKSGASVIIAKSLASKIEEKRAILIILIITFILSYGGINIFVIVFSVYPICLFLFSKLNIPKEVCPGLILAIPASITMVVFPGTPSIQNTIPTKYFGTTIYSAPLIGILTSIFIFLCDYYFYSYVIKKLKKTDKKFILDEGEKLENIEKKNTKLEIILAYTPLLTLLVINYCLINIFAMKSSNFALCIGISISIILSIVIFRKNLNIKKDLEIGIKNGVEVLFMTASIISFGGVVSKTTAFKSIVDWTIKIKASPLTSMFIVINIICMITASSVGGLTIYLENFSLELLKTEIPVEVLHRMAAIASSGLDAMPFASGIIVVNTIAKTKLKDTYKYIFVSQCIIPMLSYGVACFLYALKIN
- a CDS encoding SDR family oxidoreductase; this translates as MEELAKYQNLVSTINYMEEFCKERLLNLVIIGSVAYKGLNEREIYGDLDCIIIYDDLNKIEGSPFLNSNFFEIIKESIASKTIDLFATKLMLNDVKVSLDFVDINYLKNMINSGFKENEVLLRKLTDAEEYPFNDYYNFKGEKYIYEKVKEKKDEYNIYILPKYLKINGDFFSGVLHNKFIHNPNFKVIFNKEILSLHQEILLKYKEFYREEQKTKGDLDIIKSIRNWERFSKESRAFIYKIFDVETKEKRILITGINGFIGQYIGKELVKDFQIIGLDVVINKEKIWDKFYLGDIRDRNLLEEIFLQNKIDIVIHLGAEKALIKCENNKKECYEINYQATMDLYRLSKKHQAKFLFISSDQVFDGKLGNYKEDSLCSPINYYGELKLKVENDLLKEKDKNITICRTALDFGKIPENQREIFDSVKKNDKLLVQGFIIDHIIYKLKSREKIILPQNEYMSPTSVELIYRQIKEVINKNINGILHCCGGERISRYEFGLKIAKFYNLDSQYISPEDSNDPLRPKDVSLNVEESQKKLGFIFDNIEEMLKKL
- the csx20 gene encoding CRISPR-associated protein Csx20 encodes the protein MKKVEHKVIVFLSHDLDDIQKNELKVKYGVEEIIFLPEDLQKIWSNVFCDENYEKDLEKLKIFMNKNLKEKDCIIAQGNWGYVYTLVTEAKKNGFIPLYGFSYRDGEDKIVNGEKIRISKFKHVKFMEY